The genome window TGCAACTTGGGTCGATCGGTATTGCCAACATCCACATGAACGGCGACAATTTCATCTGCAATACTACGCGCGTATTCCAGCGCTTCTAAAGTTCCTCGGTTTAATTGGCCAACCACAACTAAGGCTGGGTGAGTCACCACTTCTGTTTTTACTCTGGGAATATAACTGCGGGGTGCTATTCCCTCAAGGCTAAGACGAGATGCCACAAAATTATAATGGCGTTTGATAACTAAAAACAGGGTAACTACTAAAGGAATAGCGATAACTACGATCCAAGCTCCTAATAAAAACTTTGTGGATACGATCACCAGCAAAACCACTGTAGTAGCGATCGCGCCTAACCCGTTCATCAAAGCACTAGCACGCCAACCAGAGGTTTTTTCTTTAAACCAGTGACGTACCATCCCAGCTTGAGAAAGAGTAAAAGAAGTAAACACGCCTACGGCATATAAAGGAATGATGGCATTAACTTGTCCTTGGAAAATCACGATTAAAATCGCCGCCGACAAACTTAACAAAATAATGCCGTTGGAATAAACTAATCGATCCCCCAACAAAGTTAATTGTCGCGGTAAAAACCCATCCCGTGCCAAAAAGTAACATAGCCTGGGAAAATCAGCAAAACTAGTATTAGCAGCCAACAGTAACACTAACAGCGTAGCAGCTTGAATAAAGTAGTAAAAAGGATGATGAGAACCTAAAATTTCTCGCCCCAGCAGAGAAACTACTGTTTGTCCTTCTTCAGGAACGATATGATAGCTGCGAACTAATAGAGTAATTCCCAAAAACATAATGCCCAAAATTTCGCCCATAAATAGCAGCGTAATCCGCGCATTTTTCCATTCCGGTCTTTTAAAAGCTAATACTCCATCCGAGATGGCTTCTACTCCAGTTAAAGCCGTACATCCAGCTGAAAAAGCTCTCAAAATGAAAAATAAACTCAAAGAATCATTAACTGGTAGATCCGGGTATGGTGGGGGAACATAACCAGTAAACTGACGATAAAATCCGATGCCGATCAAGATAAAAATACTAGCAACAAACGTATAAGTGGGAATCATGAATAACTGACCTGATTCCCTTACTCCTCGCAAATTTGCCACCATGAGCAAGAAAATAAAAATTACGCAAAGCTCGACAGTTAGCGATCGCAATTGCGGAAAAGCTGATGTTAAAGCGGCTGTCCCAGCAGAAACGCTCACCGTTACGGTTAAAATGTAGTCGATCGTTAAGGAAGCGCCCGCCACCAAGCCGGGAATTAAGCCCAAGTTCTCGCGGGCTACGATGTAAGAACCACCGCCTTTGGGATAAGCGCGAATAGTTTGCCTGTAAGAAAGCACGACGATTCCTAACAACAGAATAATCGCAACTGCGATCGGCAAAGACCAAGCAAGCGCAACGCTACCAGCAGCAACCAGTACCAGTAAAATTTCTTCTGTAGCGTAAGCAACCGACGAGAGCGCATCAGAAGAAAGAACGGCTAATGCAGCAGCATTACTTAATCTTTCATGAGCGTGGGCGCTAGTAGGTAGAGATTCACCAACCAGAAATCGTTTCAGTTGAGAATATAAGGACATAAACAGCCTATTGCGATCGTGGCTGTTTTTAGTTTAAAAGAGCCATACACCTTAGCTACCCCGATCGTTAACAATTGGGATAAGAGCGCAAAATTGTTTTGGGGCAGTTTTGCAGTTCTCGCCTATTCAGGTAACGTGCATCGACAGTTTCCCCAAAAAGGTTGGTAAGGCAACAGAAAAGCCTGAAAAATCGGTTAGCTGGCACTTGGAAGACAAACTGCCAATGAACTAGATCGGATAGAACTAATTACAGGCGTGCTAACTGCTATTTCTAGGGTAATAACTCTCCAAAATGCAGTAACCTGTCAGTCTACCAATTTATTCTCGTTCTAAAATGCCAATATTCATGCAGGGTTAAACATCCGTTCAGTTTATTGGCACTCGTTTAGCCAAAAGTTCTATCCATCCTGTCGGGGTGTTTGCAAGGAAGCCGAATGCAAGTAGAAGAATTTCTGAAAGAATACGCTCAAGGAACCAGAGATTTTACTGGTGTCAACCTAAGTGAAGCCAATCTGAGTGGCGTTAACTTGAGCGGAGCCAATTTAAGCGAAGCCAATCTCAGCATCTCCAATCTCAGCGGTGCTAACCTCAGCGATGCAAATCTTTCTCAAGCAAAACTCAACGTAGCCAGACTCAGCGGCGCTAATCTTACTAATGCTAATTTAAGCGGAGCTATCCTCAACGTAGCTAATTTGGTACGGGCGGATTTGGGAGGCGCACAACTCAAACAAGCCGCGCTGATCAGAGCAGAACTAATTCGGGCCGATCTGAGCGGTGCCGATTTGAGCGGTGCTAATCTGACCGGTGCTGATTTAGGAGAAGCGAGATTGAGATTAGCTACTTTAATTGGCGCTAATTTAAGCGAAACTAATCTCAGAGGCACCTGCTTCAATTTTGCTAACTTGGAACAGGCCAACTTGCATGGGGCAGACTTGAGTCGGGCAGATTTAAGCGGGGCTGACTTACGGGGTGCAGAACTCAGACAAGCTTATCTCGGTTTAGCAGATCTCAGCGGTGCGGACTTGAGCGGTGCGAATTTGAGATGGGCCGATCTGAGCAGCGTTAATCTCAGATGGGCAAACCTCAACGAAGCTAAGTTAAGCGGGGCAAATTTGAGCGGTGCAGACTTAAGCGATGCTAACTTATTGAATACTAGTTTGGTACACGCCGATTTGACTCAAGCTAATTTGATTCGGGCAGATTGGGTGGGTGCTGATTTAACGGGTGCTACTTTAACTGGAGCTAAACTCTATGCGGTGTCTCGTTTTGGCTTGAAAACTGAGGGTATGAACTGTGATTGGTTAGACCTCAGTCCGGAAGGCGATCGCAGCCAAATATATCGCCTCACTCCCGAAGAAGCAAGAAAGTTTTTCCATCAAACATTACCTACTCTGCGAATTATCGTGGATTGTCCGTTAGACCAGGAAGCTAACTTTGCTTTAGCCAGCATCTACTATCAGTTCGCTCAAGAATATGCCAGCCTCAGTCGGCCAGCCAGCATCGAAGTAGGCGAGCGCAGAACTACCATTACACTGAAAACCGATAGCGATCGAGAATTATTTCCGATCGCTTTTGTCGCGATTTCTCCCTTTGACGATGCTGCTTCTACTCAGACAAATATTACTACTTTACTCCAAATGATTCAAAATCAAGAACTAACCAATATCGATGGATGGGAAAAAGAACAACTTTACCAAATTAGTACGGAAATCATTGACGCGCTCGAGCGGCTCCAAAAAAATAAACTTTTTAAATCGTTTCCTAGAAACATCAGAAAAGGCACGTTTTTTAAAGCTCCCACCCGTACCATATTAAGCAACTCCAGCGACCAACCTTTGAATGTTTACTACCATCCAAATTTTGGTAAAAGACTTATGATTTCTTCGACAGCAGCTAATAAGAAAATCGTGATAAATCAGAAAAGTATTTCCTTACCTTCTGCCAATGTAATTTGTGAATTCATTAAAGATTTTTCTTAAGTTAGTAAAAATACAGTAATGTAACTAAATTATTCGGGTAGAGACTGAGAAATGGTTATAATATAAGCTTTACGC of Leptolyngbyaceae cyanobacterium contains these proteins:
- a CDS encoding APC family permease; amino-acid sequence: MSLYSQLKRFLVGESLPTSAHAHERLSNAAALAVLSSDALSSVAYATEEILLVLVAAGSVALAWSLPIAVAIILLLGIVVLSYRQTIRAYPKGGGSYIVARENLGLIPGLVAGASLTIDYILTVTVSVSAGTAALTSAFPQLRSLTVELCVIFIFLLMVANLRGVRESGQLFMIPTYTFVASIFILIGIGFYRQFTGYVPPPYPDLPVNDSLSLFFILRAFSAGCTALTGVEAISDGVLAFKRPEWKNARITLLFMGEILGIMFLGITLLVRSYHIVPEEGQTVVSLLGREILGSHHPFYYFIQAATLLVLLLAANTSFADFPRLCYFLARDGFLPRQLTLLGDRLVYSNGIILLSLSAAILIVIFQGQVNAIIPLYAVGVFTSFTLSQAGMVRHWFKEKTSGWRASALMNGLGAIATTVVLLVIVSTKFLLGAWIVVIAIPLVVTLFLVIKRHYNFVASRLSLEGIAPRSYIPRVKTEVVTHPALVVVGQLNRGTLEALEYARSIADEIVAVHVDVGNTDRPKLQQRWQQLESDIPLVILESPDRSLIEPIVDFVRDFEKRHPNVLSTIIIPAFVTRNWWESILHNQTTLFLKAALRAHKSRVVTTVRYYL
- a CDS encoding pentapeptide repeat-containing protein — encoded protein: MQVEEFLKEYAQGTRDFTGVNLSEANLSGVNLSGANLSEANLSISNLSGANLSDANLSQAKLNVARLSGANLTNANLSGAILNVANLVRADLGGAQLKQAALIRAELIRADLSGADLSGANLTGADLGEARLRLATLIGANLSETNLRGTCFNFANLEQANLHGADLSRADLSGADLRGAELRQAYLGLADLSGADLSGANLRWADLSSVNLRWANLNEAKLSGANLSGADLSDANLLNTSLVHADLTQANLIRADWVGADLTGATLTGAKLYAVSRFGLKTEGMNCDWLDLSPEGDRSQIYRLTPEEARKFFHQTLPTLRIIVDCPLDQEANFALASIYYQFAQEYASLSRPASIEVGERRTTITLKTDSDRELFPIAFVAISPFDDAASTQTNITTLLQMIQNQELTNIDGWEKEQLYQISTEIIDALERLQKNKLFKSFPRNIRKGTFFKAPTRTILSNSSDQPLNVYYHPNFGKRLMISSTAANKKIVINQKSISLPSANVICEFIKDFS